The following is a genomic window from Armatimonadota bacterium.
TGTCGCAGCCTACCGATGTGGACGGTTACGCGCGATTCAAGGATCTGGTGACGGATGCGGACAAGGACTACGTCGTCAGAGAGAACGTGATCATCACCGATGGCATCATATCCTGGAACGGAAAGCGGTATCGCCCCGACGGACCGACCACATACAGTATTCGAGTGACACAATGTGAAGACTATGCACGCATCTTTGACAACGTGTGTCTCGGGTCCGTTACCGCGCGGAAGTTCAACGACTGCAACATGAACGGGCGGCGCGACTCCGGCGAGGCTTTCATCCCAGGGTGGCCGATGCGGCTCACCGGCGTCAAGGTGAACGGCGAGGCGGTCGGGCCGATTGACAAGCTGACCGACGGGAACGGCGCGGTCAAGTTCGCGGATCTCGATCCCGGCGACTACGTGGTGAGCGAACTCGGGAACGGGATCAGTTGGACAAAGGTACAGAGCACCTGCGGCGCGACCTCCTACTGCGATTGGCGCACGTCGTGGGGCGGCAAGCGGTGGCAGGCCACTCAACCTCGACCGCCGGACAACTGTAATGCCGCCGGCGCGGCGCCGTCGCTCCCGGTCCACATAGACTGCAACGACGTTGACATCGCGTTCGGCAACGTGGAACTCGGCGAGGTGAAGGCGTTCAAGTTCCACGACATGAACCTCGACAAGGAGTTCCAGCCGGTCGGCGAGGCGGACGCGGGCGGCGACCAGAAATGTACACCCGCCGAGCCGTTCACCGACCTCAACTGCAACGGCAAGTGGGACGACGGCGAGTACTTCAGCGACCTCAACGGGAACAAAACGTGGGACCCCGCGGAGGCATTCGCGGACTCGGACGGCGACGGCTCCTACGACTGGCCGGAGTGCCCGGTCCCGACCTGGCCGTTCGCACTCACGGGCCTGCGGGCCGACGGTCGGCCGATCTGCCCGAAGGGGCTCACGGGAGCCGACGGATGGGTGACGTTCCCCGACATCCCGCCGAGCAACGCCTCGGGCTACCGCCTCGCGGAGGACGACGGCATACTCCACTGGTGCGCCGTCAACCTCGGCTGGCCGGACGACCCGATACTGCGGTGCTCCTACACCGTGACCGACATCTGCACCGGCGCGGGGCCGTGCCGGACGATTGACCGCTGGCAGGCGACGACCACGACGTTCATGGACTTCGTGCTGCAGTGCGGGGCCGATCGGGAGGAGCAGTTCGGAAACATCTGCCTCGCCCGCGTTGACGGGATGAAGCTCATCTACGACGACGGGATGCCGGGGCAGGCCGACCCGGTCTTCCGTCCTTGGGCGATATGCCTCGCGGGGAAGGACCATTACGGGCGCGACGTCATACCGAGCGCGTCGCCGTGCACACCGCTCCCGCCGGCGGGACAGGCCCCGATCACGATCCCCTGCCATAGTCCGGCATGGTATGAGACGATCTGCAGCGGGGCGGACGGCACGTTCAGCTTCGTTGACCTGCTTCCGGGCCACTACCACCTGACCGAGCAGCCGGACGCCAACTACCGCATGGCGATCTCAAGGCCGATGCTCTCCGGGTTCGACGTCATGTGCTGCCCGGAGGAGGTAGAGATACAGAACATCCGCAAGGACCTCGCGTGGAAGGTATACCAGACCTATCCCGGCGACTCGAACGAGGCGGAACTCGGCAACTTCGGCTACGGCGGCATGCTGGGCGATCTGATCCGCGCGGTGCCGGGCGCGCTGAAGATCGTCCCGGGAGAGAACTGGACGAACTACAAGCAGGGCGCCCAGCTCTGCCGTGAGACTCCGGGCAAGAGCACCATACTGACGAAGAAGTTCGACGGGTTCTCGCAGTGCGGGGACGTGTTCTATCCCCTGACGGTGAGCCAGCAGGGCACGTCGAACATCCGGCTGTGGTGGCCGCTGATGTACGAGCCGCCGACCACGACTTGGACGCTGAGGCTGATCTACGGCACGAAGACGGCCGTGCGCTTCCCCGGCGAATCCAGGGAGGGATACGTGCATGAGGACGTGTGGCGGTGGGTGGTCGAGACAGACATCCCGCACATGAAGCTGTTCCTGGACCTGCTGAGGGAGGCTCCGTTCGGCCTCGACGAGGTGCCGCTGATCTCCGATGAGGTGATGTACCCGGCGCTTCATGCGAAGCTCGACGCGGTGCAGGCGGCGGTTGACGCGGGCAACAAGGTGTCCGCGGGGCTGCTGCTGGGGCAGTTCGAGATGCAGGTGATGGATGCGTGCATCGCTCTATCGCCCGCGAAGCCGTTCCCGACCGGACCGGGGACGGGGATAGCGAACTCGTTCGAGAACCCGGCGTGCTGTAAGCTCCTCGTGGACGCAGAGCATGTGGGGAAGACGCTCAACATCTTCCAGCCGACGAAGGACTAGCAGCGGAAACCGGGACGGTTGACTGACGAAGAAAAGGGAGTCGGGACTTCGGTCCCGACTCCCTTGTTGTTTCCGTGGAGGGAAGGAGCGGCGGTTACTTGACGGTGGCGATCAGGCCGAGGCGCTTGCCGACGTACTCGGCATCGGCGAGAATCTTGCAGCAGGCCGGATTCTCGACGCTGTTCGCTATGCCGGTGCCGGGGCCGGTGGGCCTGGGCTTCGCAGGGGAGACCGCGATGCAGGCGTCCATCACCATCATCTCAAAATCACCGAACGCGAGCCCGGAGTTCACGAAGTCGGCCATCCCGTGGAAGGCGATGATCTCGTCAAGCTTGGCCAGAAGCTTCGGATAGAGCACCTCATCCGAGATGAGCGGCACTTCATCGGTCGCGAACGGCACCTCGTGGAAGAGCGCGAGGAGGTCCTTCATGCTCTCCAGGGTGGCATCCACGTACCATTCCCACGTCTCGGTGTGCACGTATGCGGGCTTGTTCGGGCCGGGCCCGTCGTCGTCCCAGGGCACGGACGTGCCGTACAGGATCGTGAGGGTCCAGGTCGTTCCGGGGATCTCGTACATCAGCGGCCAGTTGGTGCGGATGTTAGGCGTGCCCTGCTGGCTGATACGCTTCGCGGGGAACACGTCCGCGCACTGGATGATATCCGGCGTCTGCTTCGTGAGGGTCACGTTCTTTATGCCGTACTGGATTCCGGCCTTCGCGGCGCCGATGTAGTTCGCCCACTTCTCGCCGGGGATGATCTTCAGCACGCCCGGCACGGCGGTGATCGCGTCGCCGTAGTTCCCGGCGCGGCCCGCCTGGTGCTGATCGAGGCCGTTCGAGTCGCCGGGATAGGCCTGCAGGAGCGGCTGAGGCTCGCGCGGTGGCTGGGGCGGCCTGGCGTCGCGGCCGACCCAGAATGCGACGGTCACCGGAACGATCTGTCCCGGGGCGATGGTGCCGAGAGACCACTTCATCGCGCCGGCGACCTCGGCGGGGCCGACGAGGGTCGTGCCGGGAAGCGCGTCGGCATACAGCGCCTGAAGGAGGCCCACCGCAGGCTCGCCCGCGTGACCGGAGAACTCCCCTACCCCAAACGCAGTCGGCTGGACGTTCGAGCTGAAGCCGACGAGGTCGCTGCCTTCCGCAGTCCACAGGGATCCGCCATACGAGGTGATGTCGTAGCGGTAGTCCTGCAAGCCGCCGAGAGCGTAGGGAGTCGGATCGTAGACGGCGAAGTTGTTCGGACCCAGGTCGTTATTCGGGTGCGGGTGCAGGAACTGGTAGAAAGCAAAGTTCGTCACCGGGGTGGAACTGACGTTTCGGATGTTGTACGTCTGGAACAGCACGTACGGCGAACTGCGGAGCGCCGGCTCTGCGCCGACGCCTCCCGGATTCACACCGACTGCCATGCCTTCGGAGAGCTGCCGCATCTCGACGAGAATCTCGATCGAAAGCTTGTCGTTCCGGATGCGACTGCGACCGGTGTCGTTTCCGGTAACAGGATTGGTCGGCTCATCCCACGTAGTCATCGGCGCGACGACCTGAAACATCGAGTTGGTGGGGAAGTCCGGGCGGAAGAACTCCGGCGGCAGGAGCATCGAGTAGCCTGAAGGCGTGTTCATGCCGTCGTAGCGAACGGCCCCCGACCAGTCTCCGCAGAGTATCTCGTGAGGGCCCAGCGGACTCGGCAGAAGAGTCGTGACCAGGTTGGAATAGCCAAACCCGTCAAGAAAGATCTGCCAGTCGGGCGACTGGAGGTCCTGGGCGTGGGCCTGCATCCCTGCCGCAAACACAACGATGCAGAACAAGACAAGAGACTTCGTGATCAACCGCATGATTGTTACCTCTCCTCCACAGAATCGTTGCCGGCAGGGACTCGAGGTCGTCATACAAGATGTATATTCCCATCCACGCCGCCGTTCAACCGCGAAACGCCAAAAAAAGCATTGAAAAGTAGAATATTTATCAAGCAAGCGATATCATGTAGAATCAACCGGCGCACGCTCAACTTGCGGTGGTCTGAAAAGTAATCCGGCAACTTAGGTTTGAGACGCCGGTATTGTGGGTAATCCAACTCCGGAACGGCTGAGCTTCCGCAGAGGCAGGCTATCAGCATCGGAAGCAGTCTTGGTACTGGTCGTTCCATCTGCCGTTGCTTGGCTGTTTGGCAAGGGCATAGTTTGGGTATAGATGAGTTGCACTGCCGAGGGGCGGACGCCTGCGCAGAGTTTCTTCCGCACTCAGATTCCCCCACGATCGCAAGACCGGGGCGGCAGTGTCAGCGAAAATAGAACCGGGGGTGACGGCTGAAGTGAAGTTCAGGAAGCTGACGGTCTGGATCGCGCTCATTCTCATCCTGTCGGCTGCGGCCGCCCGCGCGGACGAACCGATGCGGGGGCTGGTGGTTGATCGAGGCAGCGGAGCCTTGTGGCTGGGTCTGCCCGGCCCGGTTCCGATCGGCACGGGTTTCAACGTATACCTCGCGCCGGGCGGCGAGCCGATGGCGTTCGCCACGGTCATTGACATCACTCCCGACGCCCCATACGTTGCGAAGGCGAAAATGAGGGCGCTGCGACCGGACGCATTCATCCCGGTCGGGGCCTATGTAGAGGCCGCCGCCACGGAGATCCCCGAAGCAGACAAGCACGAGGGCGGATTTCAGGACATGAGCCTGACCCGCCGCTATGACCGCCGGTTGACGTTCCGGGCGGGCGCGCTGTTCCCGACGAACGGCGACCTGAAGGACGAGACGGACAACCTCTGGCCTGCGTTCCAGGCCTCATACCGGCTCTGCGACTCCCCCGAGCGGGACCTGCAGGTCGGCCTGGGATACTTCGGCGGGAGCGGCACATTCACCGGGGGCAGCCGGGATTTCCGCGTCCTCCCGGTCACTCTCGACGCCAGGTTCCGCACGTCCGCAGGCTCGGGATTGTTTGCGAGAGCCGGAATCGGGGCATATTACATCCGCGACGAGCGGACACTCGGCCTGGTCACAACGTCCAATGATATGGTGACGTTCGGCTGGCAGGCGGGATTCGGCTATACCTCCGCCGGGGGATACTCCGCGGAGATATGCTACACGGACGTACTCCGGACGGATTTCGGAGGCGTGGTTCTGAGTCTGGGGACTCAGTTCTAAGTACCTGCGGTCGCCGCAGGCTGGCCTCAGCAGGTCACCTGTTACGAACGCGAATCTGACGACGAAGGAGGTGTCGCAAATGGTAGAGAGAATCAAGAGGCTGTTCGCGGATGAGGAGGGTGCCACGATGGTCGAATACGCCCTGCTCCTGGGCCTGATCGCGATAGTTGCGATACTGGCTCTGACGGGACTCGGTGGAACGGTAAAGAACCTCTTCACAGGAGCAGACAACGAGCTCAAGAAGGTCCCAACGACCCCCGGCTAGCGCCGAACGGGGCTCTGTACGACAACCGAGACCGCCATGTCGAGAGCTTGAATGAGCCATCTAACCCGGTTGGCAGTGCCTGCCGTGTTGACTGTCCTGCTCGGTGCGGCAGTTTACACAGACCTGAGGCACGGTAAGATATACAACAAGCTTACCCTGACCTGCACAGCGTTGGGGATAATCCTGTCCCTGCTGTCAGCCGGAATCCGCGGGGCTGGTGAGAGCCTTGCG
Proteins encoded in this region:
- a CDS encoding Flp family type IVb pilin; the protein is MVERIKRLFADEEGATMVEYALLLGLIAIVAILALTGLGGTVKNLFTGADNELKKVPTTPG